CGCACACGCTGgtgctaataaaaaaaaaagggggggaacgGAGACGGGCAATACTTTCGTCGCTTTGATGgcacgttttcattttttttttttttccgttttacgATGCAATTCTTACTCGTTGCCATTACAGCCGTCAACGGATTCCGGTTCTCCCTAAGGCTAGTCGGATGATGTGTATGCCCAACTGTTCGATTGACATGCGAACATCATGTGACTAGGGCGGATGCTGCGTGATGCATTTGGCCCGTCGAAATGTTTTAACCCACCTCTATTTCATTGCTAACGAGTGTGTTGTATTGGGTTTATTTATTCGtctcgttttgtttatttacgCATTCACTCTTTGTTTATCTATTCATTCGTTACTGTATTCCAGAGGTACGCACGGCTACATGGCGCCGGAAGTCTTGTCGAAGGGGACGGCCTACGATTCCAGCGCCGATTGGTTCAGCTTCGGCTGCATGCTGTACAAACTGCTCAAAGGCCATTCGCCGTTTCGCCAGCACAAAACGAAAGACAAGCACGAGATCGACCGGATGACTTTGACCATGGTATACATAATCATTTTTTGCGCTTCTTTCCGTGCGCGCGCCGTCTTTTACTCTATATCGCGTTTACTCGCTAAGTTATTGCTTATGTACATAAAAaagtgtgtgtatatatatataaaaaaaaaaggccgaatgGGAGAAAGTAGAGCAGAAGATGTCGGTAGCGATACAagacgggtagaaaaaagcgATTTGGTTGTGCTGCCGCCCCTTTTGTCCCTCGAGCGTTTCACGCTTTTGATGTCGACATCAACGAAGacattcaaaaaagaagagacaacATGACTCACTTTTGAGCAAGTTGATCCAATGTCGACATTCGCATCGGCTCACACGCTCGTACCGTGTATAGTGTAACGTATATTTTATAAACAAGGCGGAGAAACACGTAGCTATTGGAgtggaaaacaaatgaaagtcgAATAGAAGATATATGTGTCCGATAGAATGCGAATCGATTGTTAATGCCTTTGGttcgtttccatttttttttttttttcgattggcTGATGGGCACAATAGAACGTCGAATTGCCGGACAACTTCTCCAACGAGCTGAGAACTTTACTGGAAAGTCTGCTGCACCGTGACGTCGATAAGCGACTCGGATGTCGAGGAAGAGGGtaagaaatcaaaataaaaaatgtccCGTTTGATCAAGTTTTGCTGGTGGTCGGCTATCGATCGATATTAATATGTCACGGTGCATTATCGCAGGGCGGAAGAGGTCAAAGATCATCCGTTCTTCCTCGGAGTCGACTGGCAGCAAGTCTACATGCAAAAGTATCCACCTCCGCTGATTCCGCCGCGAGGCGAAGTCAACGCGGCCGACGCATTCGACATTGGATCCTTTGACGAGGAAGACACCAAAGGATACAAGGTTAGATTGGCTAGTATTAAAGCACGTCGTCCGCATCATATCGATCCCCGGTGCTATTCAAACGCTGAATCATACATCTAATCCTTTGGTTTATTTCGCCTCCCACAGTTGACCGAGAAGGACCAGGAGCTGTACCAAAACTTTCCACTGGTCATCTCTGAGCGTTGGCAATCGGAAGTCGCCGAGACGGTGTTCGACACCATCAACCAGGAGGCGGACAAAGTCGAAGCGAAGAAGAAGTCCAAACATCGGAAATTCGATCTCGACGAGAAAGGTCGGTTGTTCTTTTTTGACAGACGACAAAcggctttgttgttgttgttttcaaattcGTGTTTGGTAGCAGCCCAGTATACCCACGACCAAAATTGGTTCTTGCATGGCTAAGTAGATAAAGTGAAGACTGCTGTCTTCCTTTTCATCCCAAATGGTTGCGTCTTTGCCTACCGAGAAATCAATCGATCTTGCGCCGGCCTCTTTCTTGTCCTTTGTTCTTTCTGCCCATCTTAATGGATCCTTGGTTCGGTCAAAGTGCTCTAACCTGAACAGTGTTTCAACTTCATTGGCTTGTCCCACAAGTGGCTCCATTGTATGGGCAGCGCGGCTGACCCGTTCGGGTCCGCCTCATGTCAGTCCTAGTCTTCTTTAATCGATTCGCGCTAGCCTTTGAGCTTCGTCTTGCAGTTATACAACTGAGCCCTGTTgatgtcttgtttgtttttactccATTTTGGTTTGGATTACTCTATCGCAagtgtcttgtttgtttgacGTTCCttgttcagttttttttttcttttaaactttgttttgattttgtttttgtgttttttggcATCCGGCATTTGAACAGACTCGGACTGTATCCTTCACGGGTACATCAAGAAACTGGGCGGACCTTTCGCTTCGGCCTGGCAGACCAGATACGCCCGTCTCTACCCCAACCGGTTGGAATTGCACTACGAGTCGTCTAGCTCCAAGCCCGAGCTCGTTTTGATGGATCACATTGAAGAGATCAATTCCGAACTGACGACCTTCAAAGGAGAGCAGAGCATCCTCTTGCGCACCAAAGAAGGCGGCCGGGTTGTGCTCACCAATCAGGTACTTAATCTTTATTGGCCTTCTACGGAGGTGATCAAAGTCAAGCTCCCATTCACCATCCTGACTTTTtcctatatatattttttaaaaatcgaatCAAGGACGAAATCGGCTTGAAAGAATGGCTTCACTCGTTGCGAACGGCGCACAAAGGCTCTGTGGAGCTGCTGGCCAACATGGCGCGCAAGGCCGGCAAGATCTACGGTACGGACCTCGACGCCAACAACCGTCAACTTACGCTGCACAACAGTCCCCTGGCCTCGAGAAGCACCAATGGCACTTAAGCGATCTTTGTCACGAGGCGTTGCAAAGGAAggaggaaaacgaaatttcaaaactaaaaaaaaaaactgaagaagcaaaaaaaggatgaaaaggTATAGGGGGTAATGAAAGGAATCCGGACAAAAGAATCTGTAGACCGATTGTATTGCATTCAATCTTTGAAGACGAACGGAGCAAAAATGTGGGACAGACATCCATTCAATTTGTACTCTTTCGACTGCAAACCATTCGATACGGTGGGGCGAAAAAAGATTGATATTGATTGGCTGATTTACTAGTCCCTTTCCCGAATTGCTTTGGGCCCTCTGTattttacctgttttttttactttaattattttttttatttcttcgtcagctgctttttcttctcttagTTACTCTCCCTCACTTCGTTGGACGTGACAAGCATTATTGCCTTCACGCTGCGCGCCATGCTTGGCAGAATCGGAAGTAGGCCTAAACTGAGACATTGGGCCCACACCAGAGAGTTAAAGGGTCCGGCCCCTGACCAATGTagacgaaagagagagaggggctTTTAAACAGAAGCGTTGAGATTGAATCCCCACGgccattattttctttcttttcactatttttttttttttcgctcttcATTTTGTGTTTGATTCTGCATGACTGATATTATTCTTAATTTCCCAATCCAATTATACGAGGTGGGGTCGCTGTCGCTCTTTTTCGTTCTCAACAAAGATGTCAAACGACAAGTTTTCTTGTCCAGTTTACCCTTAGCTGTGCACACATTCTGAtagtttaattatttttctgacAATGAACGAATGATGGGAGATTCAAGTCGTCGCAAGTTATCGATTTGTCACGAAATCGTGATGAGAGACGTGAATGCCGCTTTTCTGTTTATCTTTAAATTTCTGTTGGGAAAAGTCCTAGTCGACACGCACCTTCGCGAGCATCCCCACCCGTTTGTACACATTGtacaggaaaaacaaaaaacaaaaaacaaaaaaaaaaactgcttctcctttttctctctccagtGCCGCGGTCCCAGTGTGTCTTTCTATTCGAAAACAACACCTGGGGTCGCGTGAGAGATTGATTCTCGCACATGTCGAATGATCAAACGCACGCAAAGTGGGCCGTGATGGATAAAATGGCCCAGTGACTgtttactttttcttcttctatatctctttatggctttttttgtttccccccgtTCCTCTGAAAAGTATTCTACGCTTTTTGGTGGGTTTTATTTTACGTTCGGTCGTTGGTTTTATATACGTATGATACAATAATGTTTtggtttgtttgcttgttcGTTTCTCCTTTCGATTGgccatattttatttcataCTTGCGTATTGTTGATCCGATTCGAGGATTCGCGTGCCAAGCtcattccttttatttttcctttttttttttcacgtcttcccgccccctccccccatttCCATGTGGTTTTTATTGATCGGGTCGATGCATGGACGAGACGTGAACCAAGTGTGTGCAATATATATTGTCCAATTCCACCTGCCCCATTGTCCAGAAGCTAGAATATCTTAACGTTCCGTGTGGGGTCTACCGTTTCTTCTTTATATTCAAACGGAGCTGGGGCTAAAACGATAACGGGACGAGAAAGGAGATAAAAGTGAAAGCCATTTCTATAAACGAtaattttatttccctttATACATAAATATTGGTTTAATCGTGTTCTGCAAGCTGCGTTGACGTCtcttatcattattttttaactgtCTCTTttgatatatatttttctttccctccccGTAATGCGGTAGTGGGCGCTCTAACTTGGGCTTTTgaattcaataattttttttgtcatttgatACGTTCAGTTTTTGTCAATGTCACCCCCgttcgagataaaaaaaaaaaatattgttgccctttgtattttttttttcatgcctCCCTTCCTTGAAATTGTCGGATCGTTTTTCTATAGTGTACATTGTTCGACCAGTTGATGAAGCCATTTATTATCTCTCCCCCCCGTTCAATCCAATGTTGTGTTGTGCGCGCAGAAAAATTGACAACATTGATGAAGTGATGGATAACGCCGTTTTGAAGAAGGAACAAAAACATTGAcccaaatgaaacaaacaaatgaaatctaACCCATTCAACTTGTAATATCTGCTCCCGAAAGAACGACGCAAAATTAAACGAGATAGTCTTGAATCTTCTTGAATTCCAGCCTTCGTCGTGTTCGTTTGTCCTTTTAGTTGGCTCAGCTAATCGATAACTCGTTAAAGGAGAACTTGTAGGTATTCATTATTCTAGTCGTGCTGACGGCTGTTAATTGTTCCGTGCAAGTTTTACCGTACAAGTTTTAGCGGTCCTGATGTCAGCCCTGTTCCCCAGGCTTATATGTTTGCCCGGACTGCATAACGAAAGCCACCGTGATTAAACGATGGGATTCAAGAAAAACGTGTCGGATCCCTGGCCGTTAATTGGATTCTTTTACGCACGACCGACAATGGCAGTATTGTGATGTACTATTTTTAGCAATGACTTTTGCACGATTGTATTTGCAGGATACTAAGTCTTTGACGTTTGTTGTGAGAGCTTTCTTTTCTGTATGGGGTAAATAGTGGACTAGCTGTACTCGGTGCTAGGTCCAGAAATGATCTTTAAGGAACTAGGTTGACATCTTATATTTGTTCTATGATTAGTGACTGAAGGTTTGTGCGTATTTACCTATGCATTACAGTTAGTTTTGGGACGTTGATTTGTGGATGGCTTAGCTACTTAGAAATCTAGCCTAGTCAACACAGCACATCTTTAAGTTTCCAGTTTCCCATTATCAACGATCTAGGGCCCCACAGTATCCACAGATGTCGTGGTCGTCAAAATGGGTAAGTTTCGTTAACTATTGAACAATCTTTTAATTTTGCAAAGTGCCAATTTAGTTAGTTCTTCGCGATCTCATAGACCTACAGACTTCTTTAAACATGAAAATAGCTTTGCCAACAttgaaaacagtttttttatgttgtttacTATTatgcaataacaaaaagaaattcgtctggcattttttttttattcaacgaTTTCGGTGTTTTTAAATTACGAAATCGGCAACAATAACGTAGAACATTGTTTTGTCAATGCATGCTGTAGATGTACTGAACGGTGTGGGTGTGAGCAGCGTTTGCTGGAGGATGAAACCGGATTGCATAACctaaaaaaacctttttaagCATGCAACTGTTGTTGTttgatgtttttcttgttttttcggCTGGAAAAATACggatattcttttttattatgtgAAAATTTTAACATAATAAACATATCAAGGAAATCTGCAACGTTGTGTCTAGCGACAGCATAAACCAGCTGATTTCGATTTTGAAGCCCTTGTCGAGTGAATTGTTAACGTTGTGATTGCATCTCCACATTTTGGCATCAATTGCTGCCTGTTATATTACGTGGCAACATTTATTGGGCTGTTTCTTGAGTGCAACTTAACACGATggtataaaacaaaacagtttgATCGATAATCTGTGATTTAGCTACGAACGATACGGGCATCGTTGAGCCCATGTTTACGTACGATCGATCATGCGGTCAATTCAAGGGCAAGACGTTGATTCTTTTGGCTATGAATCCTGTGAAACATTTGAATAGAAACCACGACAGAGAGCCACTCCAAGACACTCGATCGTCCATTCGTGTGGCATCAGCTGTTATTGTTCTCTCGAAGTCTTCGTGCACAACTGAACTACTACTACACGAATCGAGTAAGTGGCTATATTCGTTTGGCTTTTAACTTTGGAGGGTTTTCAACTTAATCCTACACGATTCCTAGTGTCGTTTGATCTATAATGGGCTCTAAAAATGTTagaaataatttgttttggtCGTGCAAGACCGCCATAATCTGAGAACGTGAATGGCGATTCAAAGggaaccaaaaataaaaaaaagcaattgaacgacaattttttttttagctatggCAAAGCGAGTTGACA
The nucleotide sequence above comes from Daphnia carinata strain CSIRO-1 chromosome 3, CSIRO_AGI_Dcar_HiC_V3, whole genome shotgun sequence. Encoded proteins:
- the LOC130704460 gene encoding G protein-coupled receptor kinase 1-like isoform X2, translating into MADLEAVLADVSYLMAMEKSKCTPAARASKKIILPDPSVRSVTQKYLEKIGEVNFDKIFNQRLGFLLFKQYCEEVSDEPIPQLAFYEESYSKESVAHVQKYLTKNEVPTHLFEPYIDEIFTRLRGDIFRKFVESDKYTRFCQWKNLELNIQLTMNDFSVHRIIGRGGFGEVYGCRKADTGKMYAMKCLDKKRIKMKQGETLALNERIMLSLVSTGADCPFIVCMTYAFHTPDKLCFVLDLMNGGDLHYHLSQHGVFNEQEMRFYAAEVILGLEHMHRRFIVYRDLKPANILLDEHGHVRISDLGLACDYSKKKPHASVGTHGYMAPEVLSKGTAYDSSADWFSFGCMLYKLLKGHSPFRQHKTKDKHEIDRMTLTMNVELPDNFSNELRTLLESLLHRDVDKRLGCRGRGAEEVKDHPFFLGVDWQQVYMQKYPPPLIPPRGEVNAADAFDIGSFDEEDTKGYKLTEKDQELYQNFPLVISERWQSEVAETVFDTINQEADKVEAKKKSKHRKFDLDEKDSDCILHGYIKKLGGPFASAWQTRYARLYPNRLELHYESSSSKPELVLMDHIEEINSELTTFKGEQSILLRTKEGGRVVLTNQDEIGLKEWLHSLRTAHKGSVELLANMARKAGKIYGTDLDANNRQLTLHNSPLASRSTNGT